Genomic segment of Erythrobacter sp. BLCC-B19:
TTTGCCGAAACGCTCGATCTGAGCGCGGCGGCGCGGTATTCGAACTACAGCACGGTGGGCGGCACCTTCACCTGGAACGTCGGCGGGGTCTATGCCCCCATCGAGGACATCACCTTCCGCGGCACCTATGCCGTCGCGGTGCGTGCGCCCAACATCAACGAGCTGTTCAACCCGGCGCAGGGCGCGTTCTTCCGCCCATTCGATCCGTGCGATGTCAACAACCTCGCCACCGCGCCCGATCCGGCGCTGCGGCAGGCCAACTGCACCGCCTTCTTCCAGCAGATCGGCTTCAACCCCAACCTCGGCGGCAGCACCTATGCCTATGTCGACCCGCTCACCGCGCGTTTCTCGGGCACGATCAGCGGCAACCCCAACCTGTCGGAAGAAACCGCCACCACCTGGACGGTCGGCACCCAGCTGACCCCCAGCTTCCTGCCGGGCTTCATCCTCAGCGTCGACTATTACAACATCGAGATCGAGGACGCGATCAACGCGGTCGCCGCGCAGGACATCGTCGACAACTGCGTCGACAGCGCGACGATCAACAACGGGTTCTGCGATCTCATCACCCGCAACCCCAACACCGGCGGCTTCACCTTCCTGCGGCAGACCTCGGTCAACTTCGCCCGTCAGGAAACCGCAGGCGTCGAGGCCTCGATGCGCTACAGCTTCGATATCGGCGAGCATGGCTTCCGCATCGACGCGGCGGGCACCTGGGTCGACAAGCTCGACAACTTCTTCGATCCGGGCGATCCCAACATGGTCGATCCCGAACTGGGTGAAATCCAGCGTCCCGAATGGGCCGCGCGCGGCGCCTTCACCTGGGACTGGAAGGGCCTGAGCCTGACCTGGTCGACCACCTGGCTCGACAAGCAGGGCCTGCGCGGGGTCGAGATCGAGGATGTCGGCACCGATGGCAGCGCGACCTTCTCGCCCGACAACGGCTTGTCGAACGACACCTTCATCCACGACATCGCCTTCGGCTATGAAGCGAGCGAGACCTTCGAAATCTATGGCGGGGTCAACAACGTCTTCAACAAGAAGCCCTTCGTGACCGAACAGGCCTATCCGGTCAGCCCGGTGGGGACGTTCTTCTTCCTCGGCGTGCGCGCGTCGATGTAAGCCGGATCGGCAAGACAGCAGGGGGCGGGACGCGCGTGCAGCACGTCCCGCCCCTTTGCATTTACTCGCGCGTGCCGAGCAGCCCGCGCGCCACCACCCAGTTGTGGATCTCGGAGGGGCCGTCGTAGATGCGCATGGTGCGCAGCTTGTTGCTCATCAGATAGAGCGGCAATTCGCGGGTCATGCCCATCCCGCCGAACATCTGCATCGCGTGATCGACAATCTCGTAGGCGCTTTCGGTGCAGAAGCTCTTGATCATCGAGATTTCGCTGCGGACATCGCGCCCCTCGTCGATCTTCCAGGCGCAGTCATAGGTCATCAGCCGCATCGCGTGGATCTTGGTCGCGGCATCGGCAATCCAGTTCTGCACCGTCTGGCGCGCCGACAGCGGCTTGCCGAAAGTGACGCGCTGCGGCGCATAGTCGATCATCATGTCGACCGCGCGCTGGGCCATCCCGATCGACCACGAGGCCATCTCGATTCGCCGCGTGCCAAGGCGCACCTGCATCGGCGCAAAGCCCTGGCCCCGCTTGCCGAGCAGCTTCCAGCCCGGCACCCGGCAATCATCGAGCGCGATTTCATAGGTCGCGGTGCCGTCGATCATCGGGATCTTGCGGGTGACGTTGAAGCCGGGGGTGTCGCGATCGACAAGGAAGGCCGACATCCCGTTGCGCCCGTCGGGGTTCTTGTCGGTGACCGCCATCAGGATGGTGAAATCAGCTTCCGCGCCCTTGGTGATCCAGATCTTGCGGCCATTGATGATCCAGTCATCGCCATCCTGGACAGCGGTGGTCTTCATCCCGGCCGGGTCTGCGCCTGCGCCGGGTTCGGAAATGCCGATCGCGCTGATCGTCTCGCCGCGCACATAGGGTTCGAGATAGGCGACGCGCTGGCGCTCGTCCGCGGCGACCATCAGCATCCTGAGGTTGGGCGAATCGGGCGGCAGGTAATAGGGCACCACGGTCTTGCCGAGTTCCTCGGAAACCCCGACCATCGCCACCATCGGCAGGTTCATCCCGCCCACTTCCTCGGGCGCGTCCAAGCCCCACAGGCCCAAATCGCGGCTCACGGCATCGACCTTGGCCGTCTCTTCGGGGGTGAGATAGGTGCCCTGCCCCACATTCTCGCGGGCGATCACTGTCGCTTCGAGTGGCAAGAGCTCGTCGCGGACGAACTTGCCGACCAGATCCTTGAGCATCGCGTGTTCGTGGGAAAGCTCGAAATTCATATGTCCCATTCCTGATTACGGGGGTCTTTGCGCGCCCCTGACACCACACATTACGCAAGCTGTCATCCGTTCAGATTGAGAGGAGGCGGCAAAATTGTTCTCCCATGCCGCATCGGCCCGTCAGCCTGACTGGACAGATCGCTTCAACACAATGGCTTGACGCGATAGGGAAACCTCCATAGCTTCAAAGGTGCAAATCTGCACAATTTTGCAGGTTTCACGGGAGGGAAATGCCGAGTCGCCTGATCGTATCGCGCGAGCTTGCAGACCTGTTGAAGCTGCTGGCCCATGCTGATCGTCTGCGGATGATCGAGGAACTGCGCCATGGCGAGCGCGATGTCACCTCGCTTGCCACCGCGCTTGACCTGCCCTCCACCCGCGTCTCGCAGCACCTTGCGCTGATGCGCGCCCACCGGCTGGTTGAGGAGCGCCGCGACGGGCGCAACCACTTCTACCGCCTGGCGCATCCCTATCTTGCCGACTGGATTCTCGACGCGCTCCCTTTCGTCGATATCCGCTCGCGGCTGGAGGATGCCGATCACATTGATGCCGCCCGCGCCCTGTGGGGTGCAGGCGGCCCCCGCTCATCCCACTGAAAGGATCGATTGAATGCCCCATTTCGCCCAAGGCGTGGTCAAGTTCCAGCGCGAGGTCTTCCCGGAAAAGGCAGAGCTGTTCGAACGCCTTTCCACCGGCCAGAGCCCGGAAGCGCTGTTCATCACCTGCTCGGACAGCCG
This window contains:
- a CDS encoding ArsR/SmtB family transcription factor; translation: MPSRLIVSRELADLLKLLAHADRLRMIEELRHGERDVTSLATALDLPSTRVSQHLALMRAHRLVEERRDGRNHFYRLAHPYLADWILDALPFVDIRSRLEDADHIDAARALWGAGGPRSSH
- a CDS encoding acyl-CoA dehydrogenase family protein, encoding MNFELSHEHAMLKDLVGKFVRDELLPLEATVIARENVGQGTYLTPEETAKVDAVSRDLGLWGLDAPEEVGGMNLPMVAMVGVSEELGKTVVPYYLPPDSPNLRMLMVAADERQRVAYLEPYVRGETISAIGISEPGAGADPAGMKTTAVQDGDDWIINGRKIWITKGAEADFTILMAVTDKNPDGRNGMSAFLVDRDTPGFNVTRKIPMIDGTATYEIALDDCRVPGWKLLGKRGQGFAPMQVRLGTRRIEMASWSIGMAQRAVDMMIDYAPQRVTFGKPLSARQTVQNWIADAATKIHAMRLMTYDCAWKIDEGRDVRSEISMIKSFCTESAYEIVDHAMQMFGGMGMTRELPLYLMSNKLRTMRIYDGPSEIHNWVVARGLLGTRE